Proteins found in one Populus alba chromosome 14, ASM523922v2, whole genome shotgun sequence genomic segment:
- the LOC118041640 gene encoding signal peptide peptidase-like 4 isoform X2, translated as MNICKNICVFIVVLASSFCFGSASDIVHQDDIAPKRPGCENNFVLVKVATYINGVEDNEYVGVGARFGLTLESKEKHANLSTLALADPPDCCSKPRNKLSGEVILAHRGNCSFTAKANVAEDAGASAILIINNQTELFKMVCEVNETDVKIGIAAVMLPQDAGASLEKYLTSSSVKVQLYSPRRPVVDVAEVFLWLMAVGTILCASYWSAWSAREAAIEQDKLLKDGSDEFIDMDGVRSSGIVNINTASAILFVVIASCFLVMLYKLMSYWFIEVLVVLFCIGGVEGLQTCLVALLSCFRWFQPAGESFIKVPFFGAVSYLTLAVSPFCIAFAVVWAVFRRVSFAWIGQDILGIALIITVLQIVRVPNLKVGTVLLSCAFLYDIFWVFVSKWWFKESVMIVVARGDKSGEDGIPMLLKIPRMFDPWGGYSIIGFGDIILPGLLVAFSLRYDWLAKKNLRAGYFLWAMTAYGLGLLITYAALNMMDGHGQPALLYIVPFTLGTFLTLGRQRGDLKTLWTMGEPERHCPHIQFQPPGSQ; from the exons atgaatatttgtaaaaatatatgtgtATTTATAGTTGTTTTAGCTTCAAGCTTTTGTTTTGGATCAGCTAGTGATATAGTTCACCAGGACGACATCGCTCCAAAGCGGCCTGGCTGTGAAAATAATTTCGTTCTG GTCAAAGTAGCAACTTATATTAATGGCGTAGAAGACAATGAGTATGTTGGTGTTGGTGCTCGTTTTGGCCTCACTTTGGAATCAAAGGAAAAACATGCGAATTTATCTACACTTGCTCTGGCTGACCCCCCTGATTGTTGCAGCAAACCCAGAAATAAG CTTTCAGGGGAGGTGATCTTGGCTCACCGAGGTAACTGTAGCTTCACAGCAAAGGCAAATGTTGCCGAAGATGCTGGTGCTTCAGCTATTCTTATCATAAACAACCAGACAG AACTCTTCAAGATGGTTTGTGAAGTCAATGAAACTGATGTAAAGATTGGCATTGCTGCTGTCATGCTCCCACAAGATGCTGGTGCAAGCTTGGAAAAATATTTGACGAGCAG CTCAGTTAAAGTGCAGTTATACTCTCCACGACGTCCAGTCGTAGATGTTGCAGAAGTGTTCTTATGGCTTATGGCTGTTGGCACCATTTTATGTGCTTCTTACTGGTCCGCGTGGAGTGCTAGAGAAGCTGCTATAGAGCAGGATAAGCTATTAAAG GATGGTTCGGATGAATTTATAGATATGGATGGTGTTCGCTCTAGTGGTATTGTTAACATCAACACAGCATCTGCAATTCTCTTTGTCGTGATTGCTTCATGTTTCTTGGTTATGCTTTACAAGCTTATGTCATACTGGTTTATTGAGGTTCTGGTGGTTCTGTTCTGCATTGGGGGAGTGGAG GGCTTGCAAACTTGCTTGGTTGCTTTATTATCATG TTTCAGATGGTTTCAACCTGCTGGAGAATCATTTATTAAAGTTCCCTTCTTTGGAGCTGTCTCATATCTGACTTTGGCAGTCTCTCCTTTCTGCATAGCATTTGCTGTTGTTTGGGCAGTTTTCCGCCGTGTCTCCTTTGCTTGGATTGGTCAAGATATCCTT GGTATTGCTCTGATCATTACTGTTCTTCAGATTGTTCGTGTGCCCAATCTCAAG GTTGGAACAGTTCTTCTAAGTTGTGCCTTTTTGTATGACATCTTCTGGGTTTTTGTTTCCAAATGGTGGTTCAAGGAGAGTGTGATGATAGTG GTAGCTCGTGGTGATAAGAGTGGAGAGGATGGTATACCAATGCTACTGAAAATCCCACGGATGTTTGATCCTTGGGGTGGCTATAGCATAATTGGGTTTGGTGACATCATCTTACCAGGATTGCTTGTAGCTTTTTCATTGAG ATATGATTGGCTTGCAAAGAAGAATCTTCGAGCCGGATACTTCTTGTGGGCAATGACTGCTTATGGTTTAG GTCTCCTAATAACATACGCGGCTTTGAACATGATGGATGGGCATGGCCAGCCAGCTTTGCTTTACATTGTTCCATTCACCCTTG GTACGTTTCTGACGCTGGGAAGGCAACGAGGTGATCTCAAAACATTATGGACAATGGGAGAACCTGAAAGGCACTGCCCGCACATCCAATTTCAACCCCCGGGCtctcaataa
- the LOC118041640 gene encoding signal peptide peptidase-like 4 isoform X1, whose protein sequence is MNICKNICVFIVVLASSFCFGSASDIVHQDDIAPKRPGCENNFVLVKVATYINGVEDNEYVGVGARFGLTLESKEKHANLSTLALADPPDCCSKPRNKLSGEVILAHRGNCSFTAKANVAEDAGASAILIINNQTELFKMVCEVNETDVKIGIAAVMLPQDAGASLEKYLTSSSTVKVQLYSPRRPVVDVAEVFLWLMAVGTILCASYWSAWSAREAAIEQDKLLKDGSDEFIDMDGVRSSGIVNINTASAILFVVIASCFLVMLYKLMSYWFIEVLVVLFCIGGVEGLQTCLVALLSCFRWFQPAGESFIKVPFFGAVSYLTLAVSPFCIAFAVVWAVFRRVSFAWIGQDILGIALIITVLQIVRVPNLKVGTVLLSCAFLYDIFWVFVSKWWFKESVMIVVARGDKSGEDGIPMLLKIPRMFDPWGGYSIIGFGDIILPGLLVAFSLRYDWLAKKNLRAGYFLWAMTAYGLGLLITYAALNMMDGHGQPALLYIVPFTLGTFLTLGRQRGDLKTLWTMGEPERHCPHIQFQPPGSQ, encoded by the exons atgaatatttgtaaaaatatatgtgtATTTATAGTTGTTTTAGCTTCAAGCTTTTGTTTTGGATCAGCTAGTGATATAGTTCACCAGGACGACATCGCTCCAAAGCGGCCTGGCTGTGAAAATAATTTCGTTCTG GTCAAAGTAGCAACTTATATTAATGGCGTAGAAGACAATGAGTATGTTGGTGTTGGTGCTCGTTTTGGCCTCACTTTGGAATCAAAGGAAAAACATGCGAATTTATCTACACTTGCTCTGGCTGACCCCCCTGATTGTTGCAGCAAACCCAGAAATAAG CTTTCAGGGGAGGTGATCTTGGCTCACCGAGGTAACTGTAGCTTCACAGCAAAGGCAAATGTTGCCGAAGATGCTGGTGCTTCAGCTATTCTTATCATAAACAACCAGACAG AACTCTTCAAGATGGTTTGTGAAGTCAATGAAACTGATGTAAAGATTGGCATTGCTGCTGTCATGCTCCCACAAGATGCTGGTGCAAGCTTGGAAAAATATTTGACGAGCAGCTCCACAG TTAAAGTGCAGTTATACTCTCCACGACGTCCAGTCGTAGATGTTGCAGAAGTGTTCTTATGGCTTATGGCTGTTGGCACCATTTTATGTGCTTCTTACTGGTCCGCGTGGAGTGCTAGAGAAGCTGCTATAGAGCAGGATAAGCTATTAAAG GATGGTTCGGATGAATTTATAGATATGGATGGTGTTCGCTCTAGTGGTATTGTTAACATCAACACAGCATCTGCAATTCTCTTTGTCGTGATTGCTTCATGTTTCTTGGTTATGCTTTACAAGCTTATGTCATACTGGTTTATTGAGGTTCTGGTGGTTCTGTTCTGCATTGGGGGAGTGGAG GGCTTGCAAACTTGCTTGGTTGCTTTATTATCATG TTTCAGATGGTTTCAACCTGCTGGAGAATCATTTATTAAAGTTCCCTTCTTTGGAGCTGTCTCATATCTGACTTTGGCAGTCTCTCCTTTCTGCATAGCATTTGCTGTTGTTTGGGCAGTTTTCCGCCGTGTCTCCTTTGCTTGGATTGGTCAAGATATCCTT GGTATTGCTCTGATCATTACTGTTCTTCAGATTGTTCGTGTGCCCAATCTCAAG GTTGGAACAGTTCTTCTAAGTTGTGCCTTTTTGTATGACATCTTCTGGGTTTTTGTTTCCAAATGGTGGTTCAAGGAGAGTGTGATGATAGTG GTAGCTCGTGGTGATAAGAGTGGAGAGGATGGTATACCAATGCTACTGAAAATCCCACGGATGTTTGATCCTTGGGGTGGCTATAGCATAATTGGGTTTGGTGACATCATCTTACCAGGATTGCTTGTAGCTTTTTCATTGAG ATATGATTGGCTTGCAAAGAAGAATCTTCGAGCCGGATACTTCTTGTGGGCAATGACTGCTTATGGTTTAG GTCTCCTAATAACATACGCGGCTTTGAACATGATGGATGGGCATGGCCAGCCAGCTTTGCTTTACATTGTTCCATTCACCCTTG GTACGTTTCTGACGCTGGGAAGGCAACGAGGTGATCTCAAAACATTATGGACAATGGGAGAACCTGAAAGGCACTGCCCGCACATCCAATTTCAACCCCCGGGCtctcaataa
- the LOC118041641 gene encoding SKP1-like protein 21 isoform X2, whose protein sequence is MSEVDMAVIKPEMMKSYIWIQTTDGAIQQVEQEVAMFCPMICQEVIQKGMGSSKNCAISLPQRVSPAMLSLILDYCRFHQVAGRSNKERKSFDEKFVRMDTKRLCELTSAADSLQLKPLVDLTSRALARIIEGKTPEEIREIFHLPDDLTEEEKLEPLKNTTDDPRIRLLNRLYAKKRKELKEREKLKDVDTEEEHVDDRSVDDLLSFINGGDGDSKGIKTSKNKKKHKKRKDLQKCAPSNEAFEMHKKESNAASSLCHNAEVDHELQSSLSEKLKLQDAAGEIFAPTVEFDDVDIDDEIDPALKEEIDREVEDFARILNSDWPERMQELLSLGQERRHTHLSVNGNGALKGHANPGQK, encoded by the exons ATGTCAGAAGTTGATATGGCTGTTATTAAACCTGAg ATGATGAAATCGTATATCTGGATACAGACCACGGATGGTGCAATTCAGCAAGTGGAACAAGAAGTTGCCATGTTTTGCCCTATGATATGCCAGGAAGTAATACAAAAGGGAATGGGATCATCTAAGAATTGTGCTATATCTCTACCTCAACGAGTCAGTCCTGCCATGCTTAGCCTAATTCTTGATTACTGTAGATTTCATCAAGTTGCTGGCCGCTCTAACAAG gaACGCAAGTCTTTTGATGAGAAGTTTGTTCGAATGGACACAAAGAGGCTTTGTGAGTTGACTTCTGCTGCTGACAGCCTCCAGTTAAAGCCTTTGGTTGATCTTACTAGTCGCGCACTTGCCCGAATCATTGAAGGGAAAACCCCTGAGGAGATACGTGAGATATTTCATTTGCCTGATGATCTAACAGAG GAAGAGAAGCTAGAGCCTTTGAAGAACACAACTGATGATCCACGGATCCGACTTTTAAATCGGTTGTATGCAAAGAAGAGGAAAGAactaaaagagagagagaaactaaaG GATGTTGATACTGAAGAGGAGCATGTGGATGACCGCTCAGTTGATGACCTCTTGTCTTTTATCAATGGAGGAGATGGAG ATTCTAAAGGGATTAAAACttccaagaataaaaagaagcacaaaaaaagaaaagatctgCAAAAGTGTGCCCCTTCAAATGAAGCCTTTGAAATGCATAAAAAG GAGTCAAACGCTGCTAGTTCTCTATGCCATAATGCCGAGGTGGATCACGAATTACAGTCCAGTCTTAGTGAGAAATTAAAGTTACAAGATGCGGCAGGTGAAATTTTTGCACCTACAGTGGAGTTTGATGATGTTGATATTGATGATGAGATAGATCCAGctttaaaagaagaaattgataG GGAGGTTGAAGATTTTGCTCGAATACTAAATTCAGATTGGCCTGAAAGGATGCAGGAGCTTCTATCTTTGGGTCAAGAGAGGAGACACACACATTTATCTGTTAATGGCAATGGTGCCTTGAAAGGACATGCAA ATCCTGGGCAGAAATGA
- the LOC118041641 gene encoding SKP1-like protein 21 isoform X1, with amino-acid sequence MSEVDMAVIKPEMMKSYIWIQTTDGAIQQVEQEVAMFCPMICQEVIQKGMGSSKNCAISLPQRVSPAMLSLILDYCRFHQVAGRSNKERKSFDEKFVRMDTKRLCELTSAADSLQLKPLVDLTSRALARIIEGKTPEEIREIFHLPDDLTEEEKLEPLKNTTDDPRIRLLNRLYAKKRKELKEREKLKDVDTEEEHVDDRSVDDLLSFINGGDGDSKGIKTSKNKKKHKKRKDLQKCAPSNEAFEMHKKESNAASSLCHNAEVDHELQSSLSEKLKLQDAAGEIFAPTVEFDDVDIDDEIDPALKEEIDREVEDFARILNSDWPERMQELLSLGQERRHTHLSVNGNGALKGHARPDPGQK; translated from the exons ATGTCAGAAGTTGATATGGCTGTTATTAAACCTGAg ATGATGAAATCGTATATCTGGATACAGACCACGGATGGTGCAATTCAGCAAGTGGAACAAGAAGTTGCCATGTTTTGCCCTATGATATGCCAGGAAGTAATACAAAAGGGAATGGGATCATCTAAGAATTGTGCTATATCTCTACCTCAACGAGTCAGTCCTGCCATGCTTAGCCTAATTCTTGATTACTGTAGATTTCATCAAGTTGCTGGCCGCTCTAACAAG gaACGCAAGTCTTTTGATGAGAAGTTTGTTCGAATGGACACAAAGAGGCTTTGTGAGTTGACTTCTGCTGCTGACAGCCTCCAGTTAAAGCCTTTGGTTGATCTTACTAGTCGCGCACTTGCCCGAATCATTGAAGGGAAAACCCCTGAGGAGATACGTGAGATATTTCATTTGCCTGATGATCTAACAGAG GAAGAGAAGCTAGAGCCTTTGAAGAACACAACTGATGATCCACGGATCCGACTTTTAAATCGGTTGTATGCAAAGAAGAGGAAAGAactaaaagagagagagaaactaaaG GATGTTGATACTGAAGAGGAGCATGTGGATGACCGCTCAGTTGATGACCTCTTGTCTTTTATCAATGGAGGAGATGGAG ATTCTAAAGGGATTAAAACttccaagaataaaaagaagcacaaaaaaagaaaagatctgCAAAAGTGTGCCCCTTCAAATGAAGCCTTTGAAATGCATAAAAAG GAGTCAAACGCTGCTAGTTCTCTATGCCATAATGCCGAGGTGGATCACGAATTACAGTCCAGTCTTAGTGAGAAATTAAAGTTACAAGATGCGGCAGGTGAAATTTTTGCACCTACAGTGGAGTTTGATGATGTTGATATTGATGATGAGATAGATCCAGctttaaaagaagaaattgataG GGAGGTTGAAGATTTTGCTCGAATACTAAATTCAGATTGGCCTGAAAGGATGCAGGAGCTTCTATCTTTGGGTCAAGAGAGGAGACACACACATTTATCTGTTAATGGCAATGGTGCCTTGAAAGGACATGCAA GACCAGATCCTGGGCAGAAATGA